A section of the Triticum dicoccoides isolate Atlit2015 ecotype Zavitan chromosome 7A, WEW_v2.0, whole genome shotgun sequence genome encodes:
- the LOC119331333 gene encoding uncharacterized protein LOC119331333 isoform X1, producing the protein MTRQSRELRAVACEGGQAAARAAASPPHYDADEERRFEEVVYLHSLCRSGPSAPAGDPAPPAGVSRATRARADQRKRRRIERAAEAEYGGPDWSLAPAPTAPSSWPNSTPVSPAPRPQQQPSTASLAQRDALRAAEEFFSRRGASGEDCNEVEGPESEDSWDEVAGFFLGLFERDAALRGYYERSHREGEFVCMACVGRNVKKGRARRFRDCISLVRHAHAATRVGRPQAHRALAAAVCRVLGWDVKRLPGIVIDPRGRLGQALLAREGASAAAAAATHEAKDNADAGQNGHKDAAKEDVGLEKMGSLNDDRKEDVDKGKICPPSNNNDGEVHEQGNSRGIAEKEGDIGNKQEHGKSADDMGGTCNVRLENNSSKMEEAATEN; encoded by the exons ATGACGCGCCAAAGCCGGGAACTGCGCGCGGTCGCCTGCGAGGGAGGCCAGGCGGCagcgcgcgccgccgcctcgcccccgcACTACGACGCGGACGAGGAGCGCCGCTTCGAGGAGGTGGTCTACCTCCACTCCCTCTGCCGCAGCGGCCCGTCCGCCCCCGCCGGGGATCCCGCGCCACCCGCCGGAGTCTCCCGCGCCACCCGCGCCCGCGCCGACCAGCGGAAGCGACGCAGGATCGAGCGCGCCGCCGAGGCCGAATACGGCGGCCCCGACTGGTCCCTCGCGCCCGCCCCCACGGCCCCCTCCTCCTGGCCCAACTCCACTCCCGTCTCCCCCGCGCCCAGGCCGCAGCAGCAGCCTTCCACCGCCTCTCTCGCGCAGCGGGACGCCCTCCGCGCCGCCGAGGAGTTCTTCTCCAGGCGCGGCGCCTCGGGCGAGGACTGCAACGAGGTTGAGGGGCCCGAGTCGGAAGACAGCTGGGACGAGGTGGCGGGGTTCTTCCTCGGGCTCTTCGAGCGGGACGCCGCGCTGCGGGGCTACTACGAGCGGAGCCACAGGGAGGGGGAGTTCGTGTGCATGGCGTGCGTGGGGAGGAATGTGAAGAAGGGCCGGGCCAGGCGGTTCCGGGACTGCATCAGCCTCGTGCGGCACGCACACGCCGCCACACGCGTCGGGAGGCCGCAGGCGCACCGCGCGCTCGCCGCCGCAGTCTGCCGCGTCCTCGGCTGGGACGTCAAGCGGCTGCCAGGCATCGTCATCGACCCCCGCGGCAGGCTGGGCCAGGCGCTCCTTGCCAGGGAGGGCGCAAGCGCCGCTGCGGCCGCCGCCACTCACGAGGCAAAG GACAATGCTGATGCTGGGCAGAATGGTCACAAGGATGCAGCGAAG GAGGATGTTGGTTTGGAGAAGATGGGCTCCTTGAATGATGACAGGAAG GAGGATGTTGATAAAGGGAAGATCTGCCCTCCAAGTAATAACAATGATGGAGAGGTTCATGAGCAAGGGAATAGTAGAGGAATTGCTGAAAAG GAAGGTGATATTGGCAATAAACAGGAGCATGGTAAGAGTGCAGATGATATGGGGGGCACTTGTAATGTCAGACTAGAAAACAATTCATCAAAGATG gaAGAAGCTGCTACAGAGAATTAG
- the LOC119331333 gene encoding uncharacterized protein LOC119331333 isoform X2 encodes MTRQSRELRAVACEGGQAAARAAASPPHYDADEERRFEEVVYLHSLCRSGPSAPAGDPAPPAGVSRATRARADQRKRRRIERAAEAEYGGPDWSLAPAPTAPSSWPNSTPVSPAPRPQQQPSTASLAQRDALRAAEEFFSRRGASGEDCNEVEGPESEDSWDEVAGFFLGLFERDAALRGYYERSHREGEFVCMACVGRNVKKGRARRFRDCISLVRHAHAATRVGRPQAHRALAAAVCRVLGWDVKRLPGIVIDPRGRLGQALLAREGASAAAAAATHEAKDNADAGQNGHKDAAKEDVGLEKMGSLNDDRKEDVDKGKICPPSNNNDGEVHEQGNSRGIAEKFFLAQCRKVILAINRSMVRVQMIWGALVMSD; translated from the exons ATGACGCGCCAAAGCCGGGAACTGCGCGCGGTCGCCTGCGAGGGAGGCCAGGCGGCagcgcgcgccgccgcctcgcccccgcACTACGACGCGGACGAGGAGCGCCGCTTCGAGGAGGTGGTCTACCTCCACTCCCTCTGCCGCAGCGGCCCGTCCGCCCCCGCCGGGGATCCCGCGCCACCCGCCGGAGTCTCCCGCGCCACCCGCGCCCGCGCCGACCAGCGGAAGCGACGCAGGATCGAGCGCGCCGCCGAGGCCGAATACGGCGGCCCCGACTGGTCCCTCGCGCCCGCCCCCACGGCCCCCTCCTCCTGGCCCAACTCCACTCCCGTCTCCCCCGCGCCCAGGCCGCAGCAGCAGCCTTCCACCGCCTCTCTCGCGCAGCGGGACGCCCTCCGCGCCGCCGAGGAGTTCTTCTCCAGGCGCGGCGCCTCGGGCGAGGACTGCAACGAGGTTGAGGGGCCCGAGTCGGAAGACAGCTGGGACGAGGTGGCGGGGTTCTTCCTCGGGCTCTTCGAGCGGGACGCCGCGCTGCGGGGCTACTACGAGCGGAGCCACAGGGAGGGGGAGTTCGTGTGCATGGCGTGCGTGGGGAGGAATGTGAAGAAGGGCCGGGCCAGGCGGTTCCGGGACTGCATCAGCCTCGTGCGGCACGCACACGCCGCCACACGCGTCGGGAGGCCGCAGGCGCACCGCGCGCTCGCCGCCGCAGTCTGCCGCGTCCTCGGCTGGGACGTCAAGCGGCTGCCAGGCATCGTCATCGACCCCCGCGGCAGGCTGGGCCAGGCGCTCCTTGCCAGGGAGGGCGCAAGCGCCGCTGCGGCCGCCGCCACTCACGAGGCAAAG GACAATGCTGATGCTGGGCAGAATGGTCACAAGGATGCAGCGAAG GAGGATGTTGGTTTGGAGAAGATGGGCTCCTTGAATGATGACAGGAAG GAGGATGTTGATAAAGGGAAGATCTGCCCTCCAAGTAATAACAATGATGGAGAGGTTCATGAGCAAGGGAATAGTAGAGGAATTGCTGAAAAG TTCTTTCTTGCACAATGCAGGAAGGTGATATTGGCAATAAACAGGAGCATGGTAAGAGTGCAGATGATATGGGGGGCACTTGTAATGTCAGACTAG
- the LOC119331333 gene encoding uncharacterized protein LOC119331333 isoform X3 — protein sequence MTRQSRELRAVACEGGQAAARAAASPPHYDADEERRFEEVVYLHSLCRSGPSAPAGDPAPPAGVSRATRARADQRKRRRIERAAEAEYGGPDWSLAPAPTAPSSWPNSTPVSPAPRPQQQPSTASLAQRDALRAAEEFFSRRGASGEDCNEVEGPESEDSWDEVAGFFLGLFERDAALRGYYERSHREGEFVCMACVGRNVKKGRARRFRDCISLVRHAHAATRVGRPQAHRALAAAVCRVLGWDVKRLPGIVIDPRGRLGQALLAREGASAAAAAATHEAKDNADAGQNGHKDAAKEDVGLEKMGSLNDDRKEDVDKGKICPPSNNNDGEVHEQGNSRGIAEKTH from the exons ATGACGCGCCAAAGCCGGGAACTGCGCGCGGTCGCCTGCGAGGGAGGCCAGGCGGCagcgcgcgccgccgcctcgcccccgcACTACGACGCGGACGAGGAGCGCCGCTTCGAGGAGGTGGTCTACCTCCACTCCCTCTGCCGCAGCGGCCCGTCCGCCCCCGCCGGGGATCCCGCGCCACCCGCCGGAGTCTCCCGCGCCACCCGCGCCCGCGCCGACCAGCGGAAGCGACGCAGGATCGAGCGCGCCGCCGAGGCCGAATACGGCGGCCCCGACTGGTCCCTCGCGCCCGCCCCCACGGCCCCCTCCTCCTGGCCCAACTCCACTCCCGTCTCCCCCGCGCCCAGGCCGCAGCAGCAGCCTTCCACCGCCTCTCTCGCGCAGCGGGACGCCCTCCGCGCCGCCGAGGAGTTCTTCTCCAGGCGCGGCGCCTCGGGCGAGGACTGCAACGAGGTTGAGGGGCCCGAGTCGGAAGACAGCTGGGACGAGGTGGCGGGGTTCTTCCTCGGGCTCTTCGAGCGGGACGCCGCGCTGCGGGGCTACTACGAGCGGAGCCACAGGGAGGGGGAGTTCGTGTGCATGGCGTGCGTGGGGAGGAATGTGAAGAAGGGCCGGGCCAGGCGGTTCCGGGACTGCATCAGCCTCGTGCGGCACGCACACGCCGCCACACGCGTCGGGAGGCCGCAGGCGCACCGCGCGCTCGCCGCCGCAGTCTGCCGCGTCCTCGGCTGGGACGTCAAGCGGCTGCCAGGCATCGTCATCGACCCCCGCGGCAGGCTGGGCCAGGCGCTCCTTGCCAGGGAGGGCGCAAGCGCCGCTGCGGCCGCCGCCACTCACGAGGCAAAG GACAATGCTGATGCTGGGCAGAATGGTCACAAGGATGCAGCGAAG GAGGATGTTGGTTTGGAGAAGATGGGCTCCTTGAATGATGACAGGAAG GAGGATGTTGATAAAGGGAAGATCTGCCCTCCAAGTAATAACAATGATGGAGAGGTTCATGAGCAAGGGAATAGTAGAGGAATTGCTGAAAAG ACCCACTGA